The following coding sequences lie in one Microvirga sp. 17 mud 1-3 genomic window:
- the glcF gene encoding glycolate oxidase subunit GlcF, translating into MKTNFTPDQLKDPAMASSEKILRTCVHCGFCTATCPTYLLLGDELDSPRGRIYLIKDMLEGGKPATPEVVKHIDRCLSCLSCMTTCPSGVHYMHLVDHARAYIEATYTRPWHDRLLRSVLAAILPYPNRFRMAVGAALLAKPFKGLVGALPLFGNRLKAMIELAPAEVPARSPFDRPGTFRADGPRRGRVAILSGCAQPVLKPGFNEAAVRLLNRHGVEVVQARGEGCCGALVHHMGRDDESHAFAKRNIDAWIAEMDGEGLDAIIITASGCGTTIKDYGFMFRDDPDYAGKAARVSGIAKDITEYVSGLTLQEPVRETELVVAYHSACSMQHGQQIRTEPKTLLKKAGFTVKDVPEGHICCGSAGTYNLLQPEIAGQLRARKVANIERTRPDLIATGNIGCMTQIGKGTEIPIVHTVELLDWATGGPVPEALEKAGLDRRSAPAIAAE; encoded by the coding sequence ATGAAGACCAATTTCACACCCGATCAGCTCAAAGACCCGGCGATGGCCAGTTCGGAGAAAATTCTCCGGACCTGCGTCCATTGCGGCTTCTGCACCGCCACTTGCCCGACCTATCTGCTCCTCGGCGACGAGCTCGATTCGCCCCGCGGGCGCATCTACCTCATCAAGGACATGCTGGAGGGCGGCAAGCCCGCCACGCCGGAGGTGGTCAAGCACATCGACCGCTGCCTGTCCTGCCTGTCCTGCATGACGACCTGCCCCTCGGGCGTGCATTACATGCATCTGGTCGATCACGCCCGCGCCTATATCGAGGCGACCTATACGCGGCCCTGGCACGACCGGCTCCTGCGTTCCGTCCTGGCCGCGATCCTGCCTTATCCGAACCGCTTCCGCATGGCGGTCGGCGCGGCGCTTTTGGCGAAACCCTTCAAGGGGCTCGTCGGTGCCCTGCCGTTGTTCGGCAACCGCCTCAAGGCGATGATCGAGCTCGCACCCGCCGAGGTGCCGGCTCGCTCTCCCTTCGACCGGCCCGGGACCTTCAGGGCCGACGGCCCGCGGCGCGGGCGCGTCGCCATCCTGTCCGGCTGCGCCCAGCCGGTTCTCAAGCCCGGCTTCAACGAGGCGGCCGTGCGCCTCCTCAACCGCCACGGGGTCGAGGTGGTGCAGGCCCGGGGAGAGGGGTGCTGCGGCGCCCTCGTCCACCACATGGGCCGGGACGACGAGAGCCACGCCTTCGCGAAGCGCAACATCGACGCCTGGATCGCCGAGATGGACGGGGAGGGGCTGGATGCCATCATCATCACGGCCTCCGGCTGCGGCACGACGATCAAGGATTACGGCTTCATGTTCCGGGACGACCCGGATTATGCCGGGAAGGCCGCGCGGGTCTCAGGAATTGCCAAGGACATCACCGAATACGTGTCCGGCCTGACGCTTCAGGAGCCGGTCCGGGAGACCGAACTGGTGGTGGCCTATCATTCCGCCTGCTCCATGCAGCATGGGCAGCAGATCCGCACCGAGCCCAAGACCCTGCTGAAAAAGGCGGGCTTCACGGTGAAGGATGTGCCGGAGGGGCATATCTGCTGCGGCTCCGCCGGGACCTACAACCTCCTCCAGCCCGAGATCGCCGGTCAGCTCAGGGCCCGCAAGGTGGCCAATATCGAGCGGACGCGGCCGGACCTCATCGCCACCGGCAATATCGGCTGCATGACGCAGATCGGGAAGGGCACGGAAATCCCCATCGTCCACACGGTCGAGCTGCTCGACTGGGCGACCGGCGGCCCGGTTCCGGAAGCCCTCGAGAAGGCCGGTCTTGATAGGCGTTCGGCCCCGGCGATTGCCGCGGAATGA
- a CDS encoding DUF2585 family protein: protein MDGGTGLAAPGTRRSRVALYAGLAVAMVAVMAAILLAMGRTPICKCGTVEFWHGTVRDSGNSQHLTDWYSFTHIIHGFLFYMGAWLIGVVRGKPLPLGVAFLLALGAECAWEILENTNMVIERYRATNIALDYYGDSVINSVSDVVMMIAGFWLARVWPVWLTVVVAILMEVIVGYWIRDNLTLNIIMLIYPLDAIDRWQAGS, encoded by the coding sequence ATGGACGGCGGAACGGGGCTCGCGGCTCCAGGAACACGACGGAGCCGGGTGGCGCTCTATGCCGGGCTGGCGGTCGCCATGGTGGCAGTTATGGCGGCCATCCTCCTGGCCATGGGGCGCACGCCCATCTGCAAATGCGGCACGGTGGAATTCTGGCACGGGACCGTGCGGGATTCGGGCAATTCCCAGCACCTGACGGACTGGTATTCGTTCACGCACATCATCCACGGCTTCCTGTTCTACATGGGCGCCTGGCTCATCGGCGTCGTCCGGGGCAAGCCTTTGCCGCTCGGCGTCGCGTTCCTCCTGGCGCTCGGCGCCGAATGCGCCTGGGAGATTCTCGAGAACACCAACATGGTGATCGAGCGCTACCGTGCGACGAATATCGCGTTGGACTACTATGGCGACAGCGTGATCAATTCCGTCTCGGACGTCGTCATGATGATCGCCGGATTCTGGCTGGCGCGGGTCTGGCCCGTCTGGCTGACCGTGGTCGTGGCAATTCTCATGGAAGTGATCGTCGGCTACTGGATCCGCGACAATCTCACCCTCAATATCATCATGCTGATCTATCCCCTGGACGCCATCGACCGCTGGCAGGCGGGCAGTTGA
- the glcE gene encoding glycolate oxidase subunit GlcE yields MNTLIPRDEQDAASIVADAAARRMPLNLCGNGTKAAMGRPNQIEASLTSAALTGITLYEPAEMVISARSGTPLAEVVETLAEKGQQLPFEPMDYRLLLGSRGEPTIGAVAAMNLSGPRRIMEGAARDSLIGVRFVNGRGEVIKSGGRVMKNVTGLDLVKLMAGSWGTLGFLTEVTFKVLPKPERMSTLLIRGLDDESAVAALSAALGSPFDVTAAAHLPAPDRQGARTLIRLEGFSVSVDYRLGELRRLLKRFGGADILEGRGAEAVWQALRDASIFQDRGERAVWRISTAPTKGPTLVARVAETIEAQWFYDWGGGLVWLATPAEGDLGAAAIRAATSALGGHATLVRAPDADRSRLDVFEPQAEAVMALSRGIKASLDPAGILNPGRMYAGI; encoded by the coding sequence GTGAACACTCTCATTCCCCGCGACGAGCAGGACGCCGCCTCCATCGTCGCGGATGCCGCCGCCAGGCGCATGCCGCTGAATCTCTGCGGCAACGGCACCAAGGCCGCCATGGGGCGCCCCAACCAGATCGAGGCCTCGCTCACATCCGCGGCGCTCACGGGCATCACGCTCTATGAACCGGCCGAGATGGTGATTTCGGCCCGCAGCGGCACGCCCCTCGCGGAAGTGGTCGAGACCCTGGCCGAAAAGGGCCAGCAGCTCCCCTTCGAACCCATGGATTACCGCCTGCTCCTCGGGAGCCGGGGCGAGCCCACCATCGGGGCGGTCGCGGCCATGAACCTCTCAGGCCCCCGCCGCATCATGGAGGGCGCCGCCCGCGACAGCCTCATCGGTGTGCGCTTCGTCAACGGGCGCGGCGAGGTCATCAAGTCCGGCGGGCGGGTGATGAAGAACGTCACGGGCCTCGACCTGGTGAAGCTCATGGCGGGTTCCTGGGGTACCCTGGGCTTCCTGACCGAGGTGACCTTCAAGGTCCTGCCGAAGCCGGAGCGCATGTCGACCCTGCTGATCCGCGGCCTCGACGACGAGAGCGCCGTCGCGGCGCTGTCCGCCGCTCTCGGTTCGCCCTTCGACGTGACCGCAGCAGCCCACCTGCCTGCCCCCGACCGGCAGGGCGCGCGCACGCTGATCCGGCTCGAAGGCTTCTCGGTCTCGGTGGATTATCGCCTCGGAGAACTGCGCCGCCTCCTCAAGCGCTTCGGCGGCGCCGACATCCTCGAAGGTCGGGGCGCCGAGGCGGTCTGGCAGGCCTTGCGCGATGCGAGCATCTTCCAGGATCGGGGCGAGCGGGCCGTCTGGCGCATCTCGACCGCGCCGACAAAGGGACCGACCCTTGTGGCCCGGGTGGCTGAGACCATCGAGGCGCAGTGGTTCTACGATTGGGGCGGCGGCCTCGTATGGCTTGCCACACCGGCCGAGGGGGATCTGGGTGCCGCGGCGATCCGTGCCGCAACCTCCGCCCTCGGGGGACATGCCACCTTGGTGCGCGCACCCGATGCCGACCGCTCACGTCTCGACGTGTTCGAGCCGCAGGCGGAGGCCGTCATGGCCTTGAGCCGGGGCATCAAGGCCTCCCTGGATCCGGCCGGCATCCTGAATCCGGGCCGTATGTATGCGGGGATCTAG
- a CDS encoding FAD-linked oxidase C-terminal domain-containing protein encodes MSIAFPTPDEAVLSRRNEILAGLGRLVAPEALIVTEDERRAFETDGLTAYRHMPLAVVLPSSTQEVSAILRFCRENGVKVVPRGAGTSLSGGAIPQADAIVLGVAKMNRVLDVDFENRVAHVQAGITNLAISQAVAHEGFFYAPDPSSQLACTIAGNIAMNSGGAHCLKYGVTTNNLLGVTMVLLDGTVVELGGAHLDSAGYDLLGLVCGSEGQLGIVTEASVRILRAAEGARPALLGFERVEDAGACVAAIIAAGIIPVALEYMDRPAIQICDAFAHAGYPLDVDAMLIVEVEGSDQEIDDMLRRIVAIAEPFRPKTVKVSQSEAESAAIWKGRKSAFGATGRVADYICMDGTIPTGQLPKVLRRIDEIAKSYGLGVANVFHAGDGNLHPLVMFDSSKPGEMEKAEAAGEDILKLCVEVGGCLTGEHGVGIEKRDLMPYQFNAVDLEQQMRVRGVFDPGWLLNPAKVFPLEGRFAA; translated from the coding sequence ATGTCGATTGCATTTCCCACTCCGGACGAGGCCGTTCTGTCGCGGAGAAACGAGATTCTGGCAGGCCTCGGCCGTCTCGTGGCGCCCGAGGCCCTGATCGTTACCGAGGACGAGCGCCGCGCCTTCGAGACGGACGGGCTCACGGCCTACCGGCACATGCCGCTCGCCGTGGTCCTGCCTTCGTCGACTCAAGAAGTATCGGCCATCCTGCGCTTCTGCCGTGAGAACGGCGTGAAGGTGGTTCCCCGGGGCGCCGGCACCTCCCTCTCGGGCGGCGCGATTCCACAGGCGGACGCCATCGTGCTCGGCGTCGCCAAGATGAACCGGGTGCTCGACGTGGATTTCGAGAACCGGGTCGCCCATGTCCAGGCTGGCATCACCAATCTGGCGATCAGCCAGGCGGTGGCGCATGAGGGCTTCTTCTACGCGCCCGACCCGTCGAGCCAGCTCGCCTGCACGATCGCCGGCAACATCGCGATGAATTCCGGCGGCGCCCATTGCCTGAAATACGGGGTCACGACCAATAATCTGCTCGGCGTCACCATGGTGCTTCTCGACGGCACCGTGGTGGAACTCGGGGGCGCCCATCTCGACAGCGCAGGCTACGACCTGCTGGGCCTCGTCTGCGGCTCGGAAGGGCAGCTCGGCATCGTCACAGAGGCGAGCGTGCGCATCCTGCGCGCCGCCGAGGGCGCGCGGCCCGCGCTTCTCGGCTTCGAGCGCGTGGAGGATGCGGGCGCCTGCGTGGCGGCGATTATCGCGGCCGGCATCATTCCGGTAGCGCTCGAATACATGGACCGTCCGGCGATTCAGATCTGCGACGCCTTCGCGCATGCGGGCTATCCGCTCGACGTGGACGCCATGCTGATCGTCGAGGTCGAAGGTTCGGACCAGGAGATCGACGACATGCTCCGGCGCATCGTCGCCATCGCGGAGCCGTTCCGGCCGAAGACCGTGAAGGTCTCGCAATCCGAGGCCGAGAGCGCGGCGATCTGGAAGGGCCGCAAATCCGCCTTCGGCGCGACGGGACGGGTCGCCGACTATATCTGCATGGACGGCACGATCCCGACCGGCCAGCTCCCCAAGGTGCTCCGGCGCATCGACGAGATCGCGAAATCCTACGGGCTCGGCGTCGCCAACGTGTTCCATGCGGGCGACGGCAACCTGCATCCTCTCGTCATGTTCGACTCGAGCAAGCCGGGCGAGATGGAGAAGGCGGAGGCCGCAGGCGAGGACATCCTCAAGCTCTGCGTCGAGGTCGGCGGCTGCCTTACGGGCGAGCATGGCGTCGGCATCGAGAAGCGGGACCTGATGCCCTACCAGTTTAACGCCGTCGACCTGGAGCAGCAGATGCGCGTGCGCGGCGTCTTCGATCCGGGATGGCTGCTCAATCCCGCCAAGGTCTTCCCCCTCGAAGGACGGTTTGCCGCGTGA
- a CDS encoding (Fe-S)-binding protein: MTHSLENAPSRHHSADRPRRPRVGLFVTCLVDLMRPSVGFAAVKLLEDAGCVVEVPVQTCCGQPAYNSGDRGTARNLAEQVIAAFRGYDYVVAPSGSCAGTLKVHYPEIFADDPNWLPKANELAARTHELTSFLVDVMGVTRVEARHDGAVTYHDSCSGLRELKVHDQPRRLLASVEGLTLVEMADSDVCCGFGGTFAVKYGDISGAIVEAKTKNVAATGAPTLLAGDLGCLMNMAGKLTRDGQPVAVRHVAEVLAGMTDDPPIGEAGKA; the protein is encoded by the coding sequence ATGACCCATTCCCTGGAAAACGCCCCTTCGCGGCACCATTCCGCCGACCGACCGAGGCGGCCGCGGGTCGGCCTCTTCGTGACCTGCCTCGTCGATCTCATGCGCCCTTCCGTCGGTTTCGCGGCCGTGAAGCTCCTGGAGGATGCGGGGTGCGTCGTGGAGGTGCCGGTCCAGACCTGCTGCGGCCAACCCGCCTACAATTCCGGCGACCGGGGCACGGCGCGGAATCTCGCCGAGCAGGTGATCGCGGCCTTCCGCGGCTACGACTACGTGGTGGCGCCCTCCGGCTCCTGCGCCGGAACCCTGAAGGTCCATTATCCGGAAATTTTTGCTGACGACCCGAACTGGCTGCCCAAGGCCAACGAGCTTGCGGCCCGCACCCACGAGCTCACCAGCTTCCTCGTGGATGTGATGGGCGTCACCCGTGTCGAGGCGCGCCACGACGGCGCCGTGACCTATCACGATTCCTGCTCGGGCCTGCGCGAATTGAAGGTGCACGACCAGCCGCGCCGCCTGCTCGCCAGCGTCGAGGGCCTGACCCTTGTCGAAATGGCCGACAGCGACGTGTGCTGCGGCTTCGGCGGCACCTTTGCGGTCAAGTATGGCGACATTTCGGGCGCCATCGTGGAAGCCAAGACGAAGAACGTCGCGGCCACCGGCGCCCCGACCCTGCTCGCCGGCGATCTAGGCTGCCTGATGAACATGGCCGGCAAGCTCACCCGCGACGGCCAACCCGTCGCGGTGCGCCACGTGGCGGAAGTACTGGCCGGCATGACGGACGACCCGCCCATCGGCGAGGCCGGGAAGGCCTGA